ACGCTGCAAAATCATCTcgaagctaagcaaaacatctgctCCCAGTAAGAGGGCCATAGCATGTTCTCGACATCGAGGATCAGCTGCTCTGCTCTGAAGTTCAAATTGAAGCTGATGATTCAAATGATTTCTTAAGATCATCGAATGTATCATTTCAGAGCAAGATCCGGGCTGTCTCCCTCAAAGCCAAACGCAAGAAACTTCAAAACCTTCGCCAAATGACGATTCATGACATGTTTAACTAATAAATCTTGAACCCAGAATTTTAGGGAAAAATatgcgtacagtaatccctcctcgatcgcgggggttgtgttccagaaccccccacgaaaggtgaaaatccacaaagtagaaaccatatgtttatatggttatttttatatcgtcatgcttgggtcacagatttgtacagaaacacaggaggttgtagtgagtcaggaactttattcaaacactgcaaacaaacatttgtctctttttcaaaagtttaaactgtgctccatgacaagacagatgacagttccgtctcacaattaaaagaatgcaaacatatcttcctcttcaaaggagtgcatgtcaggagcagagaatgtcagagagagagaaaaaagcaaacaatcaaaaatcaatagggctgtttggcttttaagtatgcgaagcaccgccggacaaaccagctgcaaggaaaacagcaatgtgaaggtagtctttcagcattttttagaggagtgtccatatcctctaggccagtgtgcgaacagcccctctgctcacaccccctccgtcaggagtagagaatgtcagagagagtgagagagacaaagaaaaacaaacaatcaaaaatcaatacgtgccgttcaagctttgaagtatgcgaagcaccgtgcgggaaagcatgtcgcttgacaaagccggaagggagcaatgtgaagataatctttcagcatttttagacgaacgtccatattgtctaggggtgcgaacagcccccctgctcacaccccctccgtcaggagcagagaatgtcagaacaagagagagagaaaagtaaacaatcaaaaatcaatatgtgctgtttgatcttttaagtatgcgaagcaccgtgcgggaagcatatcacttgacaaagcagccacatgtaagcccagcaaggatggcagcaatgtgaaggtaatctttcagcgttttttgaggagcggccgtatcctctaggggtgcgaacatcccccgtgctcacaatatatttgaggagttttatttaatacgtaatatgcgctctggttgggtagcttctcagccatctgccaatagcgtcccttgtatgaaatcaactgggcaaaccaactgaggaagcatgtaccagaaattaaaagacccattgtccgcagaaatccgcgaaccagcaaaaaatccgcgatatatatttaaatatgcttatatataaaatccgcgatagagtgaagccgcaaaagtcgaagtgcaatatagcgagggattactgtacttaactGGGATGCGTACTTAAGTGGGAGGCTACTGTATTTAATGTCACCCAGCACAGCATTAGGGCTCTACATCAGTTTATACATGAAGTCTCTTTAGCTGAAACTCCTGTACAATGTTGGGTGCATACAACTCCAACAATGAATGTTCACTTAAACCAACAATTTTCTGAACCCTTTGAATCTAGCTTCAGGGTCACAATGTGCATGttgaagtgttaaaaaaaaaaaataataataattttgtttcaaattgaaaGGCTTAAACTGGCAATGTTATCAGGTTTAGAACTACATGGTAAATTACTCAAGTGTGcagtagttatttttaaaatatttgtttgtcgGACTTTAACAACAGTATTGATTCCTTggcttttttcaaaatgttttgaacCTAATTCAAAGAATAACAATTTGTCTTGCTtatcttcatttttcttcttccagTAGTTTGACTGCTACAAATCAACATAATGGTTTCCTTTGCCACATCGACCATTCTAAGTCTGGTTGCAGGAGCAAGTGGGGGATTGTGTCTTGGATGGCTGCTTCGAAGCCTTCTGCAACCTTCCAAAAAGCCTTTCTTAGGAGCTGGAGGAGAATCTGAACCAAGTGTCATGGGAGAAACGGGAGAATTCAAGATGATTCTGGTTGTTCGAAGTGACCTGAAAATGGGCAAGGGAAAAGTTGCAGCACAGTGTTCCCATGCTGCAGTATCTGCATATAAACAATGCCAGAAAAGAAATCCAGAACTGCTGAAACAATGGGAGTACTGTGGCCAACCAAAGATTGTGGTCCGTGTTCCAGATGAATCTGGCTTGATAGAGTTGATGCTTCAGGCAAAAGACTTGGGTCTGCCAATTAGTCTAATAAAGGATGCTGGACGTACACAAATAGCACCAGGCTCGCTTACTGTACTAGGTGTGGGACCAGGCCCTGCTGATTTAGTAGACAAAGtaactttacatttaaaattgtacTGATCTGTATGTTCACCAAATGCAACTTTTTAGGCAGTTATTCTTTGCAATAAATCTAAAAGAATGATGCAGATAACCACTGgtagagtttaaaaaaattaaagagtgcTTTATACATGTAATGcttaaaataaaacagcatgCTGCCTgcaaaatatatactatatacatatatagaatgGGAGAGACCTGGCAATGACAGAAGCCAGGCagtttttcataaatattttgaaaagcaatACATCTTCAGCCTCAATTTAAAGCTGATAAGACAGGTAGGTCTACAACTGATGGGGATCATTAGAGAGGGTACAGCACCATGCCACTCTGAAACATGCAATACAAGTTTGACAGATAGGTCTACTACTGATGGGGATCATTAGAGAGGGTACAGCACCATACCACTCTGAAACATGCAATACAGGTTTGGGGTGGTCTATGGAGTGAATACCTGCTACTGGCTTGTGCCTCCTATAATAGTTCTGAGATTTTAGGAGAGTCTACATCTTGGAATCAATTTAGATTCTACAAAAGAGGTATTGTATTAGGTAGCTTTTGGACAAAGatagtttcaattttttttatggcAAAAGGGGAATTTTAAAACAAGTTGTATATTACTTGATTTTGAAttgacaccaaacacacacactaaataGCTATGCATCACCAGAGTCTGCTGTGTTTGATACAAATGAACAAACTTGCATATTAAGATACAATCTGAGGGTTTAATATTTCTAACCTGAGGAAAAATGCATGCCTTAGTATGAAAAATATAACTAAAGGTTCAAATCAGTTTCATGGGCAAGGGAAATTCAAATTCCATGTCAGACAACACCTAATGAAAAACTGTCAGCAGTGCATTGCAATAGGTAGCATTACCACCAACTATAATGGCCTGTTTTTGCTAAATTTAGGATAAAGCTATTTCAACATTTCACTTCACCAACAACTCAGATAAAATGAGTTACTGTAACTTAGTATCATTCAATTTTTATAGATTTATTACAGCTGAGTGTCACCTCAACataataatgttttcttttataaattaaatttgcaCACTGGTCACCAAAAAGCTTTACCCTTATTTGTGATGTAATTATAAAAATGGGGAGAAGCTAAATTTTGAAGTAACCTGTTTTAGAACTTCAAAGTAATATGTCCAGATGGAGCGATGGTAGACAAACATCACTATGGTAAAATTGAGTTTTAAAAGAGCCAATTGTGTTTTAAATGGTAAAACTGACATAATTCCTGTTTGTGGCTCATGCCCAGTATTTTATTTGTTCAAATTTAATACTGCAATCAATCCACATCTGATAATAGTATGCACAAATATTTATCCTAAATGTGCTTTGCATAACCAAAATACATTTGACAGACATATGACTTGTACTGTAGAACACACACCACCCATTGGACATGGCATTACATCGCATTGTTTTTAGCACAAAACATAAGCCAGTTCCTGTGGGGGTGAGATGTTGTGTGGGGTTTGGTACAAAAttgtattttgaaattttcagaatgTTAAGGTAGATACTTAAGTCAATGTTTTTCTGCaagattctgaaaaaaaaaacacatttgagcATGCCATTTCGGTCAGAAAATGTGTAGCAATTGGGATATATTGCTAGTGATAAGCACAAAGTGCCACATGCCTCTGTAATACCAGCCAGCCGCACTAAGGAGAAGACTTTTGGGGTGTCCAGGAGAAGAGTACACATTTTCAGGCAATTCTAGTTCAAGCATTCAAGTGTATATGTCTTAATCAGATTTATTATTACcacaaagaacttttttttttgtctgttcacaCTTCCCTAAAAAAGTTCTGTGTCACatgagtaaaataaatatatttaactgcAGTGTGAACAGACACGAAGTAATAGCAGATCCATACTTACCAGCCTATCTAACAGGCAGCTTACGTCAAAATCATAATCTTAATAAAGTAGTTACACAATATCGATTTAATTAAGGTCCCTGAGCTAAACTGACTTGCCCATCACAATgtgtaataacaaaattaaatcaaaggataataatttaaatatttatctaaTGGTTGTTATAACCATGTTCACTTCATGCCAGCATGTGAAAAGAACCCAATATAATCATCAAGTCAATGCATGAAGAATTTTTTCGCAAGTCGGGAATGAATATTATATTTAACTGCAGTGTGAACAGACACGAAGTAATAGCAGATCCATACTTACCAGCCTATCTAACAGGCAGCTTACGTCAAAATCATAATCTTAATAAAGTAGTTACACAATATCGATTTAATTTAGGTCCCTGAGCTAAACTGACTTGCCCATCACAATgtgtaataacaaaattaaatcaaaggataataatttaaatatttatctaaTGGTTGTTATAACCATGTTCACTTCATGCCAGCATGTGAAAAGAACCCAATATAATCATCAAGTCAATGCATGAAGAATTTTTTCGCAAGTCGGGAATGAATATGAAGGGTGCCATCAATCATGGGATTACACAACAGAGGAAATACGCTGAACTTTAAAGCAAGTTTATATGTCAGACCAATTGGGAGACACTTGTACCTTTGCATACAAAGTCTAAAGTTACATTaattttaagtgtttattttgccACATCTATATCTCCTATGTTACATAAGCTAAACCAATCAAGAGTTGTCAATGATAGGATGTGGCATGCAGCCAAATTAAGTTATTAAATTATGTTGTAGCCTATTTGAGCTGTTTACCTGTGGACCAATCCCCCAGTGTCAACTTTGTTGGTTCCTGTGTTTGTGGAGGTATGTACACTGTCTTGCATCTCTGATAAATGATGAAGCACTTCTACATTTTTGGCAATAGCAATtccatgctatttttttttattattataggcaCAATACCTGGAGAAAGATGAATGATCACACTTATACAAGACTTGACAGGTCTTTAGTTTGTAgaacttgaactttttttttttaaataaaacaagccAATCTTTCCAATCTGTTTAATTCATCATATAGTTATTGAGCTGTAacttatttctttacaatcatgccatatgaaattgcattctaaagtaaggcatattttataaattcataaaatataACTAGATCCACgtttgcattttataatgaagtTAATGGATACTGGGGTCCCAATTTGAAGAAAAGCCTGAAATTACACAGAATATATCCACTTTTAACagcaaaggtttcaatttaagaaaagatGCCTTCCATATTTGTGAGGCATGCTTGTGAGAACAAAATTAATCTGGAAATGACAGATTTTAATCAGACATTTTTCGTAATAATATGTCCAGATAAGGATACATTTCTTGCTTGCTTCACTTCTTACAGTGGCCATCATGGGTGAAATTATGACAATATCCTCTCAATACATTGTGTTATTTTACAAAGTCTAGGGAGTGAGATGCACATTCagtaaaatatgcaaatttaACAAAGACTGCATATTCTTGTACATACAAAGTTACTAAATAAATATGTGGCATGTTCAGATAAGTCATTTGTCAAGCAGGTATTTAATTtacttgcttttgttttctctgacacATTTAA
This region of Erpetoichthys calabaricus chromosome 8, fErpCal1.3, whole genome shotgun sequence genomic DNA includes:
- the ptrh2 gene encoding peptidyl-tRNA hydrolase 2, mitochondrial, with the protein product MVSFATSTILSLVAGASGGLCLGWLLRSLLQPSKKPFLGAGGESEPSVMGETGEFKMILVVRSDLKMGKGKVAAQCSHAAVSAYKQCQKRNPELLKQWEYCGQPKIVVRVPDESGLIELMLQAKDLGLPISLIKDAGRTQIAPGSLTVLGVGPGPADLVDKVTLHLKLY